GCTCCTCCTCGATGCGGATGAGCTGGTTGTACTTGCAGAGGCGGTCCGTCCTCGACGCGCTTCCGCTCTTGATCTGCCCCGCGTTCACCGCGACGGCGACGTCGGCGATGATCGAGTCCTCGGTCTCGCCCGAGCGGTGCGAGATGACCGTCGTGAGCCCGCTCCGGTGCGCCATCGCGACCGTGTCGAGCGTCTCGGTGAGCGTCCCGATCTGGTTCAGCTTGATCAGGATCGAGTTCGCCGCGCCCTCTTCGATGCCGCGGGCGAGGCGGTCGGGGTTGGTCACGAAGATGTCGTCGCCCACGATCTGGATGTCGCCGCCGAGCTGCTCGGTCAGCCGAACCCAGCCGCGCCAGTCGTCCTCGGCCAGGCCGTCCTCGATGGAGACGATGGGATAGCGCTCCACGAGTTCGGCGTAGTACTCGACCATCTCCTCGCTCGTGCGGCTCTTCTTCTCGGCCGCGAAGACGTACCTTCCGTCCTTGTAGAACTCGCTCGCGGCCGGGTCGAGCGCGAGGAAGACGTCCTTGCCGGGCTCGTAGCCCGCCTTGTCGATGGCCCGGACGACGGCGCCCAGGGCCTCCTCGTTCGAGCCGAGGTTCGGCGCGAACCCGCCTTCGTCGCCCACGGCGACGGAAAGCCCCTGCGACTTGAGCACGCTGCGGAGCGCGTGGAAGACCTCCGCGCCCATGCGAATGGCCTCGGTGAAGGACGGGGCGCCCGCGGGGACGATCATGAACTCCTGGATGTCGAGGTTGTTGTCCGCGTGCTTTCCGCCGTTGAGGACGTTCATGAGCGGGACGGGGAGGGTCCGCGCGTTCACGCCGCCGATGTGGCGGTAGAGCGGGATGTCGAGCGCGACCGCCGCGGCCCGCGCGCAGGCGAGCGACACGCCGAGGATCGCGTTCGCCCCGAGCGACGCCTTGTTCTCCGTGCCGTCCAGCTCGAGGAGGATGCCGTCGATGTCGGGCTGCTCGTCGGCCTCGAGGCCGATGATCTCCGGGGCGATGGTCTCGTTGACGTTCGCCACTGCCTTCTGGACGCCCTTCCCGCCGTAGCGCTTCTCGTCGCCGTCCCGGAGCTCGACGGCCTCGTGCGTGCCGGTCGAGGCGCCGGACGGGACCGCGGCCCTGCCCACGACGCCCGACTCGAGCGTCACGTCCACCTCGACCGTCGGGTTGCCGCGCGAGTCGAGGATCTCCCGGGCGAACACGTCTGCGATGGTCACCATGCTGTCTCCGAGGCGCATCGTGGGAACTCCCCGTTGGGGTGCACGTGGCGAGGATGGTAGGGGGCGCGCCGAGCGCCCGTCAAGTGGGAAACACCTGCCGGGCGCCGGCTTGACCGAGGGCGGGGGAGGCGCTATGATGCTGGCGATGCCTCTGTACGAGTACGAATGCAGGGCCTGCGGGTCGCGCTTCGAGGAGCTCGAGTCGTTCGAGGACCGGGGCAAGCCCCACAGGTGCCCGTCCTGCGGCTCGAAGAGGTCGAGGCCGCTCATGTCCCGCGTGGCC
This sequence is a window from Candidatus Effluviviaceae Genus I sp.. Protein-coding genes within it:
- the eno gene encoding phosphopyruvate hydratase codes for the protein MVTIADVFAREILDSRGNPTVEVDVTLESGVVGRAAVPSGASTGTHEAVELRDGDEKRYGGKGVQKAVANVNETIAPEIIGLEADEQPDIDGILLELDGTENKASLGANAILGVSLACARAAAVALDIPLYRHIGGVNARTLPVPLMNVLNGGKHADNNLDIQEFMIVPAGAPSFTEAIRMGAEVFHALRSVLKSQGLSVAVGDEGGFAPNLGSNEEALGAVVRAIDKAGYEPGKDVFLALDPAASEFYKDGRYVFAAEKKSRTSEEMVEYYAELVERYPIVSIEDGLAEDDWRGWVRLTEQLGGDIQIVGDDIFVTNPDRLARGIEEGAANSILIKLNQIGTLTETLDTVAMAHRSGLTTVISHRSGETEDSIIADVAVAVNAGQIKSGSASRTDRLCKYNQLIRIEEE
- a CDS encoding zinc ribbon domain-containing protein, with protein sequence MPLYEYECRACGSRFEELESFEDRGKPHRCPSCGSKRSRPLMSRVAGGAGGACESCSASSCKSCSCG